The proteins below are encoded in one region of Parvicella tangerina:
- a CDS encoding M28 family metallopeptidase yields MKKLQAIGFILLWFGLSFGQQEFGLKITKELCSEKYHGRGYVNEGHKLAADFIQGKFEEFGLQPIGDSYQQPFNFDVNTFPEFVELKIGKEPLLVGDNFIVDANSGSCNGVYEPVFITSDKDFFKFEYSNESRDGKVLVIQDIETKDIDTNQMLRDWKYKGAQLAPVIFLTNKKYTWTVGRIEFEFPIIELRDSLYSDRIKNGERIDIYVQNKFVKQLESQNVIGKVEGKCKKKTIVFSAHYDHLGQLGSSAYFPGANDNASGVAMLLYLAKYYSEHPPKYNMVFMAFGAEEVGLLGSKHYVENPLFPLEEIKFLINLDILGTGEEGITVVNGAVYTKQFKKLTKLNSQGEYLKKIKMRGKAANSDHYFFSEAGVPSIFIYTMGGVSYYHDIHDRAETLPLNEFDDLARLLNAFVKKL; encoded by the coding sequence ATGAAAAAGTTACAGGCGATTGGTTTTATACTTCTATGGTTTGGGTTAAGTTTCGGCCAACAAGAATTTGGGTTGAAAATAACCAAAGAGCTCTGTTCAGAGAAGTATCATGGAAGAGGCTATGTAAACGAAGGTCACAAATTGGCGGCAGATTTTATTCAGGGAAAATTCGAGGAATTTGGTTTACAGCCAATTGGTGATAGTTACCAACAACCTTTCAACTTTGATGTAAATACGTTTCCTGAATTCGTAGAACTGAAGATCGGAAAAGAACCTCTATTGGTGGGAGATAACTTTATTGTTGATGCAAACTCTGGAAGTTGTAATGGAGTTTATGAACCTGTTTTCATTACTTCAGATAAAGATTTCTTTAAGTTTGAATATAGCAATGAATCGCGTGATGGAAAGGTGTTGGTTATTCAGGATATAGAAACCAAAGACATCGACACTAATCAGATGCTCCGAGATTGGAAATATAAAGGAGCACAACTAGCTCCAGTTATTTTCTTAACCAACAAAAAGTACACTTGGACCGTGGGCAGAATTGAGTTTGAGTTCCCAATCATAGAGCTGAGAGATTCGCTTTATTCTGATCGAATAAAGAATGGAGAACGTATAGATATCTATGTGCAGAATAAGTTTGTCAAACAACTGGAAAGTCAGAATGTAATCGGTAAGGTCGAAGGAAAATGCAAAAAGAAAACGATCGTATTCTCTGCACACTATGATCATCTAGGTCAACTTGGAAGCAGCGCATATTTTCCTGGTGCAAACGATAACGCAAGTGGTGTTGCCATGTTGTTGTATTTAGCCAAATATTATTCAGAACATCCGCCCAAGTATAACATGGTTTTTATGGCTTTTGGTGCAGAGGAGGTGGGCTTGCTAGGTTCAAAACATTATGTTGAAAATCCCTTATTCCCGTTAGAAGAAATCAAGTTTTTGATCAATTTAGATATCTTGGGAACAGGGGAGGAGGGAATAACTGTGGTAAACGGTGCCGTATATACCAAGCAGTTTAAAAAACTGACTAAACTCAATTCTCAGGGAGAATATTTAAAAAAGATCAAGATGCGTGGTAAGGCTGCAAACAGTGATCACTACTTTTTCTCAGAAGCTGGAGTGCCCAGTATTTTTATCTATACGATGGGAGGGGTGAGCTATTATCACGATATACATGACCGAGCCGAAACCTTACCGTTAAATGAGTTTGATGATTTGGCTAGATTACTCAACGCTTTTGTGAAAAAACTATAA
- a CDS encoding leucine-rich repeat domain-containing protein yields MGILKTILFPFVFFLAVSTIAQEDRLYIDFDDPNSAALVNNPHELEKYTSVYLKNTENYDNLDALLQQIKKTNNITSIIVTSYYDKKLPESLADCKSLNKITLLNCTQLNVKQFVKYIGKLPTLETINLGNCKIDAIPSDIKHCTQLRTINISMNNMLDLPTTIESLSACKNLTSMSLPVNQIAEIPENINLLTNLKELNLANNNLIDLPDEIGELDSLTSISMQKNIIVSPLKTYKKLNPLNIKFLSVDEVTPEELAILKERFPNAEIKQSKKPSVDLYELHQQFKDSIAQEIDQNRVDNSADPYVVKKRESIDVRAHSLAYLHYAEAFDPITNANYKGDSLTFDERYLDTNYFNTYRRQGKLPYDYFELTTVKSTSKNTVWFDFKLTEYFYYHFPEYFAFNHMSWVVVQPTIDKKEFKKAFIKHAKYTDFRLIYNDVEKNFLLQLKLAGEFKELTVIPKLKTRKKSTADEQSSYEMRYIKYLETLNNRRIDFDKELKDKKGKYLLELRKIRTKAWLEFSNLYLSEKEKSWTQQEWLAYYDEVIANQEQALLNAQMDFKYLDQYLFLQQYQKINAISEAESKYGPARKIQFLDLERKEVSITGLYVIDLVNKTYKVYKGSNAPMEFYLFAPDTPVAVIARLRNGNFSMVEETIENNRKLTLDEYPADYTQLYDLMSKLKML; encoded by the coding sequence ATGGGTATTTTAAAGACCATATTATTTCCTTTTGTGTTTTTCTTGGCTGTTTCAACAATAGCTCAGGAAGATCGACTATATATTGACTTTGACGACCCCAACTCAGCTGCACTGGTAAACAACCCTCATGAATTAGAAAAGTACACTTCGGTTTATCTAAAAAACACTGAGAACTATGATAACCTAGATGCTCTTTTACAGCAAATTAAGAAAACGAATAACATTACCTCTATCATTGTAACGAGCTATTACGATAAGAAACTTCCAGAATCATTAGCTGATTGCAAAAGTCTCAATAAAATCACCCTCCTGAATTGTACCCAGTTAAATGTAAAACAATTTGTAAAATACATCGGTAAACTTCCAACGCTTGAAACCATTAACCTTGGCAACTGCAAAATTGATGCAATTCCTTCTGATATTAAGCATTGTACACAGCTACGCACCATCAACATCTCAATGAACAACATGCTCGACCTACCAACTACGATCGAGTCATTGAGTGCTTGCAAAAACTTAACATCGATGTCATTGCCCGTCAATCAAATTGCCGAGATCCCAGAAAACATTAATCTACTGACAAACCTCAAAGAACTGAATCTTGCCAATAATAATTTAATTGATCTTCCGGATGAAATAGGTGAACTGGATAGTTTGACCTCTATCTCCATGCAAAAGAACATTATTGTTTCTCCGCTAAAAACATACAAAAAATTAAACCCGCTAAATATCAAGTTTTTATCTGTGGATGAGGTAACACCCGAAGAGCTCGCAATTCTAAAAGAAAGATTTCCAAATGCAGAAATCAAGCAATCCAAAAAACCTTCGGTAGATCTCTATGAACTTCATCAACAGTTTAAGGATTCAATTGCTCAAGAGATTGATCAGAATCGAGTTGACAATTCTGCAGACCCTTATGTTGTGAAAAAGAGGGAAAGTATTGATGTTCGAGCACATTCTTTAGCCTACCTTCATTATGCGGAGGCTTTTGACCCGATAACCAACGCTAATTATAAAGGTGACTCGCTAACTTTTGATGAACGCTATCTGGACACTAACTACTTCAATACATACAGGCGACAAGGTAAATTACCGTATGATTATTTTGAGTTAACTACTGTCAAGTCTACAAGCAAAAACACGGTTTGGTTTGATTTCAAGTTAACCGAATATTTCTATTATCATTTTCCTGAATATTTTGCTTTCAATCACATGTCGTGGGTGGTTGTGCAGCCTACAATAGACAAAAAAGAGTTCAAGAAAGCTTTCATAAAGCATGCTAAATACACCGACTTTAGGCTCATCTATAACGATGTTGAAAAGAACTTCCTCCTTCAATTAAAACTTGCTGGTGAGTTTAAAGAACTGACCGTTATTCCGAAGTTAAAAACACGAAAAAAATCTACTGCAGATGAGCAGTCCAGTTATGAGATGCGTTACATCAAATACCTCGAGACACTCAATAATCGAAGGATAGATTTTGACAAAGAACTGAAAGATAAAAAAGGAAAATACCTCCTCGAATTGCGAAAAATCAGGACAAAGGCATGGTTAGAATTCAGTAACCTCTATCTTTCTGAAAAAGAAAAGTCCTGGACACAACAAGAATGGTTAGCCTATTATGACGAAGTAATTGCCAATCAAGAACAGGCGCTATTGAATGCTCAGATGGACTTTAAATACCTTGATCAATACTTATTCTTGCAACAATATCAAAAGATCAACGCTATTTCAGAAGCGGAGTCCAAATATGGCCCTGCAAGAAAAATTCAGTTCTTGGACTTAGAAAGAAAAGAAGTTAGCATTACTGGTCTCTACGTGATCGATCTGGTTAATAAAACCTACAAGGTTTACAAAGGTAGTAACGCCCCAATGGAGTTTTATCTATTTGCACCCGACACACCTGTGGCCGTGATCGCTAGATTGAGAAACGGAAACTTTTCTATGGTGGAAGAGACCATTGAAAACAACCGTAAATTGACGCTAGATGAGTACCCAGCAGATTACACTCAGCTATATGATCTGATGAGTAAATTAAAAATGTTGTAA
- a CDS encoding RNA polymerase sigma factor: MKTVNALYHQTASAIDEELEWIEASKTDPKQFGPLYRKYYTDIFRYIWKRVGEEELAATLVSNVFVKALQSIHKYTYRGVPFSAWLYQIARNEINLFHRANQRSRTVTMETYQLKEVVSEMNEDDNEENLQLLLNGLEHLQPEELELLEMRYFEKRSFKEVSEILQIKEGTAKVKMHRIIQKLKDLILNV, from the coding sequence TTGAAAACAGTTAATGCATTATATCACCAAACGGCTTCAGCAATTGATGAAGAGCTCGAGTGGATTGAAGCATCAAAGACCGACCCAAAGCAATTCGGACCTTTGTACAGGAAGTATTACACGGATATATTCAGGTACATCTGGAAGCGTGTAGGAGAAGAAGAGTTAGCAGCTACTTTAGTATCGAATGTCTTTGTAAAAGCACTGCAATCCATTCATAAATATACCTACAGGGGAGTTCCATTTTCTGCCTGGTTATACCAGATCGCTAGAAATGAGATCAATTTGTTTCACCGAGCAAATCAACGTTCCCGAACGGTGACCATGGAAACCTATCAGCTAAAAGAAGTGGTTTCAGAAATGAACGAAGATGATAACGAAGAAAACCTGCAGCTACTGCTCAATGGTCTTGAACATCTTCAACCTGAGGAGCTAGAGCTGTTAGAGATGCGCTACTTTGAGAAACGATCGTTCAAAGAAGTTAGCGAGATCTTACAGATTAAGGAAGGAACGGCTAAAGTTAAAATGCATCGAATTATTCAAAAATTGAAAGACCTTATACTGAACGTATGA
- a CDS encoding alpha/beta hydrolase: MAFTNEEIKSHDNTPITLYKWLGCENPKAVIHIVHGMSEHAARYDAFATFLNQNGYIVWSSDLRGHGKTAGSLEKVGLFAMEDGWNKVVKDIELINQKIDESSHLPIVMLGHSMGSFLVRSLMYQYPKSGDAYILSATAGHPGLLGVVGKSLSGINTSMMGKKNRSNMMTKLAFGDFNKKYKPQRTEKDWLSRDEKVVDKYIADKYCMQTFTSQFFHDLLEGILEINKEANMDKSPKHKPIYLFAGDMDPVGDYGKGPKTVFEQFKKLGAEDITLKMYEGGRHEMLNEINKEEVYNDLLNWLKKRLN; the protein is encoded by the coding sequence ATGGCTTTCACCAACGAAGAAATAAAGTCGCACGATAATACACCAATCACATTATACAAATGGTTAGGTTGCGAAAATCCTAAAGCAGTGATCCATATTGTTCATGGAATGAGCGAACATGCTGCAAGGTACGATGCGTTCGCTACTTTCTTAAATCAAAACGGATATATCGTTTGGAGCAGCGACCTCAGAGGTCATGGCAAGACGGCTGGATCTCTTGAAAAAGTAGGATTATTTGCCATGGAGGATGGTTGGAATAAGGTGGTCAAGGACATTGAGTTGATCAACCAAAAGATTGATGAAAGCAGCCATTTACCCATTGTAATGCTAGGGCACAGCATGGGCTCTTTTCTCGTGAGGTCACTAATGTATCAATACCCGAAGTCAGGAGATGCCTATATTTTGTCTGCAACTGCTGGTCATCCTGGGCTGTTAGGAGTAGTTGGCAAATCACTATCTGGAATCAACACTTCGATGATGGGCAAGAAGAACCGTTCTAACATGATGACCAAATTAGCTTTTGGTGATTTCAACAAAAAATACAAACCTCAGCGTACGGAGAAAGACTGGCTCAGTAGAGACGAAAAAGTAGTTGATAAATACATTGCCGACAAGTACTGCATGCAAACCTTCACCTCTCAGTTCTTTCATGATCTGCTAGAGGGGATTTTAGAAATCAACAAAGAAGCCAACATGGATAAATCTCCTAAACATAAACCTATTTACCTATTTGCTGGTGATATGGACCCAGTAGGAGACTATGGAAAAGGTCCGAAAACCGTTTTTGAACAATTCAAGAAGTTAGGAGCAGAAGACATCACGCTTAAGATGTATGAGGGTGGTCGTCACGAAATGCTGAACGAAATCAATAAAGAAGAAGTATATAATGACCTACTTAACTGGTTGAAAAAGCGTTTAAATTAA
- a CDS encoding YggS family pyridoxal phosphate-dependent enzyme — translation MIQENLKKIKSSLPQGVTLVAVSKTKPNGDILEAYETGHRIFGENKVQELTSKYEELPKDIEWHMIGHLQRNKVKYIAPFVKLIHGVDSLRLLKEINKQAKKAERVQDVLLQMHIAEESTKFGLDENELKEILEQLDEFPHVRVIGLMGMATFTDDKAKIAREFSLLASIFEKYKRDYQLTTLSMGMSGDYPIAIENGSNMIRVGSSIFGERNYG, via the coding sequence ATGATCCAAGAAAATCTAAAAAAAATAAAATCGTCTCTTCCCCAGGGAGTGACGTTGGTAGCAGTTTCCAAAACCAAGCCTAATGGAGATATTTTGGAGGCCTATGAAACGGGGCATCGAATTTTTGGAGAGAATAAAGTGCAGGAACTGACATCAAAATACGAGGAATTACCCAAAGACATCGAGTGGCACATGATCGGCCACCTTCAACGGAACAAAGTGAAGTACATTGCTCCTTTTGTAAAACTGATACATGGTGTGGATAGCCTGAGGCTGCTCAAAGAAATCAACAAACAAGCGAAAAAAGCAGAAAGGGTTCAAGATGTTTTGCTGCAAATGCACATTGCAGAAGAAAGCACAAAGTTCGGCCTTGATGAAAATGAGTTAAAGGAGATCTTAGAACAGCTTGACGAGTTTCCTCATGTACGGGTTATCGGTCTCATGGGAATGGCAACTTTTACGGATGATAAAGCCAAAATAGCAAGGGAATTTAGCCTGTTAGCATCCATTTTCGAAAAGTATAAACGTGATTATCAGCTCACTACTCTTTCTATGGGGATGAGTGGAGATTATCCAATCGCAATTGAGAACGGAAGCAACATGATTCGGGTAGGGAGTTCAATCTTTGGTGAGCGAAATTATGGTTAG